A window of the Cystobacter fuscus genome harbors these coding sequences:
- a CDS encoding sensor histidine kinase — translation MKMQSKVVVLAVMGAVLVASASALSRQPTFAASVSLMVVCLMGVWATLHGQPLRRAYGLEEEGTGLGEFARWTPASPGAGYPRAVEDGSEVRRRNAEQEKAVRQRTSELELANARLGEQLRQLQVAQARRISTERWGALHQFSVGLSHELSDPLTILLSNIDYVQLQLGLSGASCPEEQARMREALADARQVAERIRRIAEDLERLSVPADLEEGPVDVVATLRGAMEKAALESEGRARWVSVLHAVPRVRGDRARLHQVFQHLFTHAARELPLEGEVPMPLQLSVRMSSASRVVVEMSAGRGVPAENPERVFQPFVAPRPTGVGTGLELAVCHRLVTALGGALSVHSESDRGFFFRVELPTFQDA, via the coding sequence GGTGATGGGGGCTGTCCTGGTGGCCAGCGCGAGCGCCCTTTCCCGCCAGCCGACGTTCGCCGCCAGTGTCAGCCTCATGGTGGTGTGCCTGATGGGGGTCTGGGCGACGCTGCACGGGCAGCCGCTGCGCCGGGCGTATGGGTTGGAGGAGGAGGGGACGGGCCTGGGCGAGTTCGCGCGGTGGACGCCGGCGAGCCCCGGTGCCGGGTACCCGCGAGCAGTGGAGGACGGGAGTGAGGTGCGCCGCCGGAACGCCGAGCAGGAGAAGGCGGTCCGGCAGCGCACGTCCGAGCTGGAGCTGGCCAACGCGCGGCTCGGCGAGCAGTTGCGGCAGCTCCAGGTCGCGCAGGCACGGCGGATCTCCACCGAGCGGTGGGGAGCGCTCCACCAGTTCTCGGTGGGTCTGAGCCATGAGCTGAGCGATCCGCTCACCATCCTCCTGAGCAACATCGACTACGTGCAGTTGCAGCTTGGGCTGTCGGGGGCGAGCTGCCCGGAGGAGCAGGCGAGGATGCGTGAGGCGCTCGCCGATGCGCGCCAGGTGGCCGAGCGCATCCGCCGCATCGCGGAGGACCTCGAGAGGCTCTCCGTGCCGGCGGACCTGGAGGAAGGCCCGGTGGATGTCGTGGCCACCCTGCGCGGCGCGATGGAGAAGGCGGCGCTCGAGAGCGAGGGCCGGGCGCGGTGGGTGTCGGTGTTGCACGCGGTGCCGCGGGTGCGGGGAGATCGGGCACGGCTGCACCAGGTGTTCCAACACCTGTTCACCCACGCGGCCCGTGAGCTCCCGCTGGAAGGGGAGGTGCCGATGCCGCTCCAGCTCTCCGTGCGGATGTCCAGCGCCTCGAGGGTGGTCGTGGAGATGAGCGCGGGGAGAGGCGTTCCCGCCGAGAACCCGGAGCGGGTCTTCCAGCCGTTCGTCGCGCCCCGGCCCACGGGAGTGGGCACGGGCCTGGAGCTGGCGGTGTGCCATCGCCTCGTCACCGCGCTCGGTGGTGCGCTGTCCGTGCACAGTGAGTCGGACCGTGGCTTCTTCTTCCGTGTGGAGCTGCCGACGTTCCAGGACGCCTGA